A region of the Helicobacter pylori NQ4053 genome:
CTTCAGTGTAACGACCGCTTTTAGCGTTTTTAATCATAGCGCGCATGATAGCGTCTAAATTGATCCCCCCATGCTCAAAAAAGAGGGTGTCTTCTACCGCTAAAAGGCTTTCAATAAATCGTGGGGGGATTTCTTCAAAACGCGCATAAAAACGAAATTCCTTATCATAAATATTAGCGATCAAACGCCCTTTTCGGTCTAAAATCTGTGAAGCGACGCCCGGGCGATAATCTTTAATCTTAGCAATATCCTTATCCGTAGTTACCCAAACTTGAGCGATAAGAATGGCTAACAACCCCATGACAATCAAAAATAAAACGATAAAACCATAAAAAATCTTTTTTAGCATTTAATCACTCTTAAAAGAAGATTGTATTTTAGAATAATTTAAAAGGGTGTTCGCAAGATCTTTAGTGTCTTCTAAGCTGTTTTTGAGGGATAAAGAGACTCGTAAAAGGGGTTTAGAAACCGTAGGAGGGCGGATAGCTCCCACTAAAAACCCTTTTTCTTTCAAAAAATGATGGGCGTTTAAAAGATCGGGATTGTTTTCAAACTCTAAAGTAAAAAATCCTGCGAGCGTTCTAATACCTAATGTTTCAAAAATAATCTGTTGGTGTTTGCTAAGCTCATTTTTTAATTCTTGTTTTTGTGCGATAAAGTATTCTAAATGGGCTAAAGTTAAAGCGGTGTCTAACAGGCTTAAAGCGGTGGTGTAAATCACGCTTTTAGCGCGATTGGTTAAAAACTCTATGGTTTGTAAGGGGGCTAAAATACACGCCCCATAGCTCGCAAGCGCTTTAGAAAAAGTGCTGAGCTTAATGATTTTGTCTTTTTCTTTGATGCGATGATATTCTAAAAAACCCAACAAATTCTCGCCGATGGTCCCAAAACTATGGGCTTCATCTACGATTAAAAAAGCGTTAGGGATTTCTTGAATGATTTCATAAAAATCATAAGGAGCGATGCTCGCATCCATAGAATAAACCCCCTCAATGGCGATGAATTTGAGCTTATTTTTAGGAGCGTTAAAGAGTTTTTGTTGTAAATCCTTAGCGTCATTGTGCGAGAAAAAGATCACTTGATTAGGCTTCGTTTTGGTGCTAAAAATCCCGCTTGCATGGTAGTGTGTGTCCATGAATAAGAGGGCGTTTTTGACTAATAGGGTGTCTATTAAAGCCAGATTGCCCAAAAAACCACTCCCCACTAAAAGAGCGCTTTCAAATCCCAACAAATCCGCTAATCGCTCTTCTAACTCTGCATGCAAAGAGTGGTAGCCATTCACTAGCATAGAAGCCTTAGGGGAATGAGAAACAAAGGATTGGAGCTTATTAAAAGCGTTTTGAAGCAAGTCTTTTCTAACGCTCAAACCCAAATAATCATTAGAAGCGTAATCCTTTAATAAAGGGTCAAACAACTCTCTTTTGCGGTAGCGTTTGGCATGGCGTAGGGCTTCTAAAGATTTAGAAAACATCAAAACACTTCATTGAATAAAATCATTCGCCTTTTTGA
Encoded here:
- a CDS encoding aminotransferase class I/II-fold pyridoxal phosphate-dependent enzyme, coding for MFSKSLEALRHAKRYRKRELFDPLLKDYASNDYLGLSVRKDLLQNAFNKLQSFVSHSPKASMLVNGYHSLHAELEERLADLLGFESALLVGSGFLGNLALIDTLLVKNALLFMDTHYHASGIFSTKTKPNQVIFFSHNDAKDLQQKLFNAPKNKLKFIAIEGVYSMDASIAPYDFYEIIQEIPNAFLIVDEAHSFGTIGENLLGFLEYHRIKEKDKIIKLSTFSKALASYGACILAPLQTIEFLTNRAKSVIYTTALSLLDTALTLAHLEYFIAQKQELKNELSKHQQIIFETLGIRTLAGFFTLEFENNPDLLNAHHFLKEKGFLVGAIRPPTVSKPLLRVSLSLKNSLEDTKDLANTLLNYSKIQSSFKSD